A region from the Musa acuminata AAA Group cultivar baxijiao chromosome BXJ1-10, Cavendish_Baxijiao_AAA, whole genome shotgun sequence genome encodes:
- the LOC103969002 gene encoding protein NETWORKED 2D: MLQRAASNAYSWWWASHIRTKQSKWLDSNLQEMEEVVKKMLKLIEADADSFAKRAELYFKRRPELTSFVEDAYRAYRALAERYDHISGELHKANHTIATACPEQVQYAMLEEEDDNFPKAITPIDPSKINKPTVEGLMNRRRENESSIKRKQKNSNVPQINKEKAQEEIDKLQKGILVLQTEKEFIKSSYETGIAKYWEIEKQIMDMQEKVSCLQDEFGTSSVIKDDEARALMTATALKSCEDAIVSLQEQRKKSLEQAKVESERIEVAKDKLKTLKGEYCQSEMEDADMSGENTQMSFTAEKMEEDLYSLDNARLELQSICKKIKTHFEMNPESSVIEIAEKINELVDKVLALELTVSSQAVQINRLTSENNELDKYLQKLEEEKTILISDSNALSERLKEAEEELNKVQAIEKIVRDGEINFYDNFSEACHSLSGISEKLQSHKSPEDECVADASTEEEASAFSTVPLRECQDKEVTEIHDVKKDMEEEIHTTKELGHRPEDPSQMEAGSQLKSASDEIEDPKKGNELGEKGLSQTYLGIRQSDNEEILLDEKEHALNFQQVVPSGLEGTEKIVFAEYTSILQNYEETKRRLSEVENKNEEHLQETMSLIGELKNVIAMKDEEIQLLKQQLASLKMSSDITADAPSIGDSWDGQQKLESTSNSVMVTESSNLRDSEMLEDLSISTTKRDSDDKFTEVHGPLEEGSNADCINEPKSISPVEEKLRRDIDALLDRNLEFWLRFSTSFHHIQEFKAKYEDLQADIDRLKDNKTPGGNDGATGNQDGEPESAIVATRLRELKTELQVWLEQNALLKGELQSTISSLDDMQEEISTAANTKSETGEAMCTPYQAARFQGEVMNMKQEKNKAASELQEGLDQVRRLQAEIEQQWSKLRENFEPFPSASTPDAGLEHSPSRTRVPLRVFLFGAKPKKPSIFARIHPVFQKQNSKLKAGRRSKWFSQSDE, translated from the exons ATGCTGCAGAGGGCCGCCAGCAACGCGTACTCGTGGTGGTGGGCGAGCCACATCCGGACGAAGCAGTCGAAATGGCTCGACAGCAATCTCCAAG AGATGGAGGAGGTAGTGAAAAAAATGCTCAAGCTCATCGAAGCAGATGCTGATTCCTTTGCTAAGAGGGCAGAGTTGTACTTCAAAAGGAGACCTGAGTTGACAAGCTTCGTGGAAGATGCCTACAGGGCATACAGAGCATTGGCTGAAAGATATGACCACATCTCAGGAGAATTGCACAAGGCCAACCACACGATAGCAACTGCTTGTCCTGAACAAGTCCAGTATGCGATGCTAGAGGAGGAGGATGATAATTTTCCAAAAGCAATTACCCCAATTGATCCAAGTAAAATTAACAAGCCAACAGTGGAGGGATTAATGAACAGAAGAAGAGAAAATGAATCATCCATTAAGAGAAAACAGAAGAATAGTAATGTACCTCAGATTAATAAAGAAAAGGCTCAAGAAGAGATAGATAAGCTTCAGAAAGGAATACTGGTTCTGCAGACGGAAAAAGAATTCATCAAGAGTTCATACGAGACTGGGATAGCCAAGTATTGGGAGATTGAGAAGCAAATCATGGATATGCAAGAAAAAGTTAGTTGCTTGCAAGATGAGTTTGGTACCAGTTCAGTCATCAAAGACGATGAGGCACGTGCCTTAATGACAGCGACAGCTCTTAAATCCTGTGAGGATGCCATAGTCAGTTTGCAGGAACAGCGGAAAAAATCGTTGGAACAGGCTAAGGTAGAGTCTGAAAGAATTGAGGTTGCTAAGGACAAACTGAAGACTCTCAAAGGTGAGTATTGCCAATCTGAAATGGAAGATGCAGATATGTCTGGTGAAAATACACAAATGAGCTTCACAGCTGAAAAAATGGAGGAAGACCTTTATTCTCTAGACAATGCAAGGCTTGAGTTACAGTCCATATGCAAGAAAATTAAGACACATTTTGAAATGAATCCTGAAAGCTCTGTGATCGAAATTGCAGAGAAGATTAATGAGCTTGTAGATAAAGTTCTCGCACTGGAACTGACAGTTTCATCACAGGCTGTACAAATAAATCGATTGACTTCAGAAAACAATGAACTTGATAAATACCTTCAGAAATTGGAAGAGGAGAAAACGATTCTGATTAGTGATTCAAATGCATTGTCTGAAAGACTGAAGGAAGCTGAAGAGGAGCTTAACAAAGTTCAGGCAATCGAGAAAATTGTCCGAGATGGAGAAATAAATTTCTATGACAACTTTAGTGAGGCCTGTCACAGCCTCAGTGGTATTTCAGAGAAGCTGCAGTCTCATAAATCACCAGAAGATGAGTGTGTTGCAGATGCATCCACAGAGGAAGAAGCTTCTGCGTTTAGCACTGTACCACTGAGAGAGTGCCAAGATAAAGAAGTAACTGAAATCCATGACGTCAAGAAGGATATGGAAGAGGAGATTCATACAACTAAGGAACTTGGTCACCGCCCAGAAGATCCTTCCCAGATGGAGGCTGGTTCTCAGCTCAAGAGTGCTTCGGATGAGATTGAGGACCCAAAGAAAGGAAATGAACTGGGCGAGAAAGGCTTATCACAAACGTATCTAGGCATTCGTCAATCTGACAATGAAGAAATCCTGCTTGATGAAAAAGAGCATGCTCTTAACTTTCAGCAAGTAGTTCCAAGTGGTTTAGAAGGTACAGAAAAAATTGTGTTTGCTGAGTACACATCAATCTTACAAAATTACGAAGAGACAAAGAGAAGGCTCTCTGAAGTAGAGAATAAAAATGAAGAACATCTTCAAGAGACAATGTCTTTGATAGGGGAACTGAAGAATGTCATTGCAATGAAAGATGAGGAGATACAGTTGCTGAAACAACAATTGGCCTCTCTAAAGATGAGTTCCGATATTACTGCAGATGCACCTTCCATTGGAGACTCTTGGGATGGTCAACAAAAGCTTGAAAGCACATCCAACTCTGTGATGGTCACAGAGAGTTCCAACCTTCGAGATTCTGAGATGCTTGAAGATCTAAGTATATCCACTACAAAAAGAGATTCAGATGATAAGTTTACAGAAGTACATGGACCCCTTGAGGAAGGCAGCAATGCAGATTGCATCAATGAGCCAAAAAGCATTTCACCAGTGGAAGAAAAGCTCAGAAGGGATATTGACGCTTTGCTTGATAGAAATTTGGAATTCTGGCTAAGGTTCAGCACATCATTCCATCACATACAGGAGTTCAAGGCCAAATATGAAGACCTACAAGCTGATATTGATAGGCTGAAAGACAACAAGACACCAGGGGGCAATGATGGTGCTACTGGCAATCAGGATGGGGAACCTGAATCAGCGATAGTAGCCACAAGACTGAGAGAATTGAAGACTGAGCTCCAGGTGTGGTTGGAACAAAATGCACTGTTGAAAGGTGAGCTGCAAAGTACAATCTCATCTCTTGATGATATGCAAGAGGAGATATCAACTGCTGCCAACACAAAATCAGAAACGGGGGAAGCGATGTGCACTCCTTATCAAGCTGCAAGGTTTCAAGGTGAGGTGATGAACATGAAACAAGAGAAGAATAAGGCTGCAAGTGAATTGCAGGAGGGACTAGATCAAGTCAGGCGGCTTCAAGCTGAAATTGAGCAGCAGTGGTCTAAGCTACGTGAGAACTTTGAACCATTTCCATCGGCAAGCACCCCCGATGCTGGCTTGGAGCATTCTCCCAGTAGGACCAGGGTACCATTGCGGGTCTTCCTTTTCGGTGCCAAGCCTAAAAAACCATCTATATTTGCACGCATCCATCCAGTGTTTCAGAAACAAAACAGTAAGCTGAAGGCTGGGCGTCG GTCTAAATGGTTTTCTCAATCTGATGAGTAG
- the LOC103969001 gene encoding uncharacterized protein LOC103969001 — MYKSVGRPRRSKEPKLGSGRPAAATSSPGDGFVQSRRRMDTSRITRGSSHKSNSFAEENSFALEFGRCSSKEAIMKPIQTLMDEEMESRHASPSVIVKLMGLNTLPSPPPVAHKELKNVEAYFQPESSTGFQGNFVPPKVHSHHKCINEDQEFKDIFEVMETAKFRKHKNRSTRKTMLSSKRSETGMNFVRQKFMDVKRLSTDETLQNSKEFDDALEILHSNKDLFMKLLQDPDSLFNRHLKDVNHLPPSSHPSQITVLKSSIVEKHRNTEWSKSERKYGRYSHMQNEITSSIRKSTQGFTNRSRREYSSFVPHNSSTPPYMGKTETHVHPTRIVVLKPSLEKTQKMVGPVSFSHENLHFGSRKHREFAVSAIQKLHKEGTDRQKFSENVEYLGHTTKDSRDIATEIARQLSYTVGNHSKRQIASELNTHIGSGSPFIPSDLAKLNNTESFCQFPNHSDEWSIDFSSPSSYSIESSVSREARKRMSERWKMTHQCQDVGLVVRGMSTLGEMLALSDRETPDATVVPLGTKKVSDDKFSGNKSFGTWGFSLGISSKNRSTKLQRSKSLPAKSTTIESPNVSYRKQGGDSANDDCYMLKDVLNMGPDDFSVENFGKRQKPLSRSSRHRTNKNRRSHSIGAENELPELDIYVHSEEPRKSIHLRDLSEEQHVLLAHHDEPHVDIKHLTNTPSVLTCEDATSLTTPGEHVKQFVKQLTPENEELSAHNHNDIINKTLQEDLADHPQVDPLLSQSETSEASLLSSKECEQQSPVSVLEPPSEVESSCSGCFERISADLQELRMQLNLLKLESAERYEEELGISISSDEDSAGDSLSVLPTGEIFQAFKDEDDRDFSYLLDILIASGIHGADQDRLLDACYSLDYPVNPHVFDELERKYGVMASWSRLERKLLFDLVNCVLAGIVASGIGPRPWAPSNRSTHTWEHEDLLERLWQMVVNQRKEMDCNLEEFLYPRWLDIENSIEVIVKEMEKLLENDLLEEIVMEFIIIQ; from the exons ATGTACAAGAGCGTCGGCAGGCCCCGCCGCTCGAAGGAGCCGAAGCTCGGCTCCGGCCGGCCCGCCGCTGCGACGTCGTCCCCCGGGGATG GTTTTGTTCAATCCAGAAGACGAATGGATACCTCAAGGATCACACGTGGTTCTTCTCATAAAAGTAACTCTTTCGctgaagaaaattct TTTGCCCTCGAGTTTGGACGATGCTCGTCTAAGGAAGCCATTATGAAGCCTATACAAACATTAATGGATGAAGAAATGGAAAGTAGGCATGCCTCTCCAAGTGTAATTGTGAAACTGATGGGTCTCAATACGCTCCCCTCGCCGCCTCCAGTAGCCCATAAAGAACTGAAAAATGTTGAAGCTTATTTTCAGCCAGAATCATCTACTGGATTTCAGGGAAATTTTGTGCCACCAAAGGTGCATTCACACCACAAATGTATTAATGAGGATCAAGAATTCAAAGACATTTTTGAAGTGATGGAGACAGCAAAATTTAGGAAACATAAGAACCGATCAACCAGGAAGACGATGCTAAGTTCTAAAAGAAGTGAGACTGGCATGAATTTTGTAAGGCAAAAGTTCATGGATGTCAAGCGTCTTTCAACTGATGAAACACTTCAGAACTCTAAAGAGTTTGATGATGCACTGGAAATTCTTCATTCCAACAAAGACCTTTTCATGAAATTACTACAAGATCCTGACTCTTTGTTCAATAGACATCTCAAAGATGTTAACCATCTACCACCCTCTTCTCATCCAAGCCAGATTACGGTACTAAAATCCTCTATAGTTGAGAAGCACAGGAACACTGAATGGTCAAAATCAGAAAGGAAATATGGAAGGTACTCTCATATGCAAAATGAAATTACAAGCTCTATTAGGAAATCTACACAAGGCTTTACCAATCGCTCTCGTAGGGAATACAGTAGTTTTGTTCCCCACAATTCTTCAACACCACCATACATGGGCAAGACTGAAACTCATGTACATCCTACACGCATTGTTGTTTTGAAACCTAGTCTTGAGAAGACCCAAAAGATGGTTGGTCCTGTTTCCTTTTCACATGAGAACTTACATTTTGGATCAAGAAAGCACAGAGAATTTGCAGTTTCTGCAATTCAGAAGTTACATAAGGAAGGAACAGACAGGCAGAAGTTTTCTGAAAATGTGGAGTATTTGGGGCACACAACAAAGGATTCCAGAGATATTGCCACAGAGATTGCAAGACAGTTGAGCTATACTGTAGGTAACCATTCGAAAAGGCAGATCGCCTCAGAACTGAACACACATATAGGGAGTGGAAGTCCATTTATCCCATCAGATCTTGCTAAGCTCAACAATACTGAATCATTTTGCCAGTTTCCTAACCACTCTGATGAGTGGAGTATTGACTTCAGCTCTCCATCTTCATACTCAATTGAATCATCTGTGAGCAGAGAGGCCAGAAAACGCATGTCTGAGAGATGGAAAATGACCCACCAGTGTCAGGATGTTGGGCTTGTTGTCAGAGGCATGAGCACACTGGGTGAAATGCTTGCTTTATCTGATAGAGAGACACCAGATGCCACTGTGGTCCCATTAGGTACAAAGAAAGTTTCAGATGACAAATTCTCTGGAAACAAGTCATTTGGAACCTGGGGATTTTCTTTAGGTATTAGCAGCAAGAACAGATCTACAAAATTGCAAAGGTCCAAGTCTCTTCCTGCTAAGTCCACTACAATTGAAAGTCCTAACGTAAGCTACAGAAAACAAGGTGGTGATAGTGCTAATGATGACTGTTATATGCTCAAGGATGTACTGAACATGGGTCCTGATGATTTCTCAGTCGAAAACTTTGGTAAGAGGCAAAAGCCACTTTCCAGAAGCTCTAGGCATCGCACCAACAAGAATCGCCGGTCACATTCTATTGGAGCGGAAAATGAGCTACCTGAGCTGGATATTTATGTACATTCAGAAGAACCGAGGAAGAGCATTCATCTGAGAGACCTCTCAGAAGAACAGCATGTACTTCTAGCACACCATGATGAGCCTCACGTTGACATAAAGCACCTAACAAACACCCCCTCGGTTCTCACTTGTGAAGACGCAACAAGTCTGACTACTCCAGGAGAGCATGTGAAGCAATTTGTTAAGCAGTTGACACCTGAGAATGAAGAACTATCTGCCCACAATCATAATGACATTATCAATAAG ACACTCCAGGAAGATTTAGCTGACCATCCCCAAGTTGATCCACTTCTATCTCAATCAGAGACATCTGAAGCAAGCCTACTAAGCTCCAAGGAGTGTGAACAGCAAAGTCCAGTCTCTGTCCTAGAGCCTCCGTCTGAAGTAGAAAGTTCATGTTCAGGCTGCTTTGAGAGAATAAGTGCTGATCTTCAAG AGCTCAGAATGCAACTCAATCTTCTTAAGCTGGAGTCGGCAGAAAGGTATGAAGAGGAATTGGGCATCAgcatatcaagtgatgaggattctgCAGGAGATAGTCTGTCAGTTCTACCAACAGGGGAGATATTTCAAGCCTTCAAGGATGAAGATGACAGAGATTTCTCATACTTACTCGACATTCTCATTGCTTCAGGTATTCATGGTGCTGACCAAGATAGACTCTTGGATGCTTGCTACTCGCTTGATTATCCAGTAAACCCACATGTTTTTGATGAACTTGAAAGGAAGTACGGTGTGATGGCATCATGGTCAAGATTAGAAAGAAAGCTGTTGTTTGATCTTGTTAATTGCGTTTTAGCGGGTATCGTGGCCTCTGGCATTGGTCCCCGCCCATGGGCACCATCAAATAGGTCTACGCACACATGGGAACACGAGGATCTCCTTGAAAGGCTGTGGCAAATGGTGGTTAACCAAAGGAAGGAGATGGATTGCAATCTGGAGGAGTTTCTGTATCCTAGATGGTTAGATATCGAAAATAGCATTGAAGTAATTGTTAAAGAGATGGAGAAATTGTTAGAGAATGACCTCTTGGAAGAAATTGTCATGGAGTTTATCATCATCCAGTAG